The following coding sequences lie in one Arachis stenosperma cultivar V10309 chromosome 5, arast.V10309.gnm1.PFL2, whole genome shotgun sequence genomic window:
- the LOC130979260 gene encoding probable protein ABIL5 isoform X4, which yields MELSFKSFSLEKQDEAEAEAEEGMGFYKSLQELRELRSQLHHAADFCETTFLKGTSKKDVVENTKEYICRAVVTVVDHLGNVSANLDALISQTNAFSDAELRIQCLKQRLLSCEQYADKLALTKMQWRENLPRFHSRYLSTPITLERSSSEKSRRPESEVSSKLEDKHVLETHEDLPLFMYTQKPLSSKNMKSTTTTVSDHKNLAIAAVVPVRDGLSVLTKVSNLTFHFQGTPKIGRHRRSLHGSDILWLLRRTKRTL from the exons ATGGAGCTGAGTTTCAAGTCCTTTTCTCTTGAGAAACAAGATGAGGCTGAGGCTGAGGCAGAAGAAGGCATGGGATTTTACAAGTCTCTTCAG gAGTTAAGAGAACTAAGGTCTCAGCTTCACCATGCTGCAGATTTCTGTGAAACAACATTCTTGAAAGGCACATCAAAGAAAGA TGTTGTGGAGAACACAAAAGAATACATATGCAGGGCAGTGGTCACTGTAGTTGATCATCTTGGAAATGTTTCTGCCAATCTTGATGCCCTTATATCTCAAACAAATGCATTTTCTGATGCTGAGTTAAGAATCCAATGCCTCAAACAG AGACTTCTCTCATGTGAACAATATGCTGATAAGCTTGCCCTCACCAAGATGCAATGGAGGGAGAACTTGCCAAGATTCCATTCAAGATATTTATCGACAC CAATCACTCTTGAGAGATCAAGCAGTGAAAAATCAAG AAGACCTGAAAGTGAAGTTTCTTCAAAACTGGAAGATAAACATGTACTGGAGACACATGAAGATTTACCTCTTTTTATGTACACTCAGAAACCACTTTCATCAAAGAATATGAAGTCAACCACTACTACAGTTAGTGACCATAAAAATTTGGCCATAG CTGCAGTAGTACCTGTTCGCGATGGTTTATCAGTATTAACCAAAGTTTCAAATCTCACATTTCATTTCCAA GGTACCCCGAAGATTGGACGTCATAGAAGATCGTTGCATGGCAGTGACATCTTATGGCTTCTACGGCGTACTAAACGAACCCTTTGA
- the LOC130979261 gene encoding uncharacterized protein LOC130979261, translated as MATTSKVLCRLSCRVKLLSHAKLPKLPSSSSSLSPSAPRITRTTSRLPVELGSIGSMMPLHNAVASARLVSSLCITSQTWCLVPQGISMPL; from the exons ATGGCAACAACCTCAAAGGTATTGTGCAGGTTGTCATGTCGGGTGAAGCTTCTGTCTCATGCTAAGCTCCCCAAGTTACCATCATCTTCCTCTTCACTCTCTCCCTCTGCACCACGCATTACTCGCACCACTTCACG GTTACCGGTGGAGTTGGGTAGCATTGGATCGATGATGCCGTTGCATAATGCGGTAGCTTCAGCTCGATTAGTATCAAGTTTGTGCATTACATCTCAGACTTGGTGTTTAGTTCCTCAAG GTATTTCCATGCCTTTATGA
- the LOC130979260 gene encoding probable protein ABIL5 isoform X3, with the protein MRSHSENRLVDKELVHTSTDISNKSMELSFKSFSLEKQDEAEAEAEEGMGFYKSLQELRELRSQLHHAADFCETTFLKGTSKKDVVENTKEYICRAVVTVVDHLGNVSANLDALISQTNAFSDAELRIQCLKQRLLSCEQYADKLALTKMQWRENLPRFHSRYLSTPITLERSSSEKSRRPESEVSSKLEDKHVLETHEDLPLFMYTQKPLSSKNMKSTTTTVSDHKNLAIVVPVRDGLSVLTKVSNLTFHFQGTPKIGRHRRSLHGSDILWLLRRTKRTL; encoded by the exons ATGAG GTCTCATTCAGAAAACAGACTTGTAGATAAGGAACTTGTTCACACTTCAACTGATATCAGTAACAAGAGCATGGAGCTGAGTTTCAAGTCCTTTTCTCTTGAGAAACAAGATGAGGCTGAGGCTGAGGCAGAAGAAGGCATGGGATTTTACAAGTCTCTTCAG gAGTTAAGAGAACTAAGGTCTCAGCTTCACCATGCTGCAGATTTCTGTGAAACAACATTCTTGAAAGGCACATCAAAGAAAGA TGTTGTGGAGAACACAAAAGAATACATATGCAGGGCAGTGGTCACTGTAGTTGATCATCTTGGAAATGTTTCTGCCAATCTTGATGCCCTTATATCTCAAACAAATGCATTTTCTGATGCTGAGTTAAGAATCCAATGCCTCAAACAG AGACTTCTCTCATGTGAACAATATGCTGATAAGCTTGCCCTCACCAAGATGCAATGGAGGGAGAACTTGCCAAGATTCCATTCAAGATATTTATCGACAC CAATCACTCTTGAGAGATCAAGCAGTGAAAAATCAAG AAGACCTGAAAGTGAAGTTTCTTCAAAACTGGAAGATAAACATGTACTGGAGACACATGAAGATTTACCTCTTTTTATGTACACTCAGAAACCACTTTCATCAAAGAATATGAAGTCAACCACTACTACAGTTAGTGACCATAAAAATTTGGCCATAG TAGTACCTGTTCGCGATGGTTTATCAGTATTAACCAAAGTTTCAAATCTCACATTTCATTTCCAA GGTACCCCGAAGATTGGACGTCATAGAAGATCGTTGCATGGCAGTGACATCTTATGGCTTCTACGGCGTACTAAACGAACCCTTTGA
- the LOC130979260 gene encoding probable protein ABIL5 isoform X2, translating into MRSHSENRLVDKELVHTSTDISNKSMELSFKSFSLEKQDEAEAEAEEGMGFYKSLQELRELRSQLHHAADFCETTFLKGTSKKDVVENTKEYICRAVVTVVDHLGNVSANLDALISQTNAFSDAELRIQCLKQRLLSCEQYADKLALTKMQWRENLPRFHSRYLSTPITLERSSSEKSRPESEVSSKLEDKHVLETHEDLPLFMYTQKPLSSKNMKSTTTTVSDHKNLAIAAVVPVRDGLSVLTKVSNLTFHFQGTPKIGRHRRSLHGSDILWLLRRTKRTL; encoded by the exons ATGAG GTCTCATTCAGAAAACAGACTTGTAGATAAGGAACTTGTTCACACTTCAACTGATATCAGTAACAAGAGCATGGAGCTGAGTTTCAAGTCCTTTTCTCTTGAGAAACAAGATGAGGCTGAGGCTGAGGCAGAAGAAGGCATGGGATTTTACAAGTCTCTTCAG gAGTTAAGAGAACTAAGGTCTCAGCTTCACCATGCTGCAGATTTCTGTGAAACAACATTCTTGAAAGGCACATCAAAGAAAGA TGTTGTGGAGAACACAAAAGAATACATATGCAGGGCAGTGGTCACTGTAGTTGATCATCTTGGAAATGTTTCTGCCAATCTTGATGCCCTTATATCTCAAACAAATGCATTTTCTGATGCTGAGTTAAGAATCCAATGCCTCAAACAG AGACTTCTCTCATGTGAACAATATGCTGATAAGCTTGCCCTCACCAAGATGCAATGGAGGGAGAACTTGCCAAGATTCCATTCAAGATATTTATCGACAC CAATCACTCTTGAGAGATCAAGCAGTGAAAAATCAAG ACCTGAAAGTGAAGTTTCTTCAAAACTGGAAGATAAACATGTACTGGAGACACATGAAGATTTACCTCTTTTTATGTACACTCAGAAACCACTTTCATCAAAGAATATGAAGTCAACCACTACTACAGTTAGTGACCATAAAAATTTGGCCATAG CTGCAGTAGTACCTGTTCGCGATGGTTTATCAGTATTAACCAAAGTTTCAAATCTCACATTTCATTTCCAA GGTACCCCGAAGATTGGACGTCATAGAAGATCGTTGCATGGCAGTGACATCTTATGGCTTCTACGGCGTACTAAACGAACCCTTTGA
- the LOC130979259 gene encoding rop guanine nucleotide exchange factor 9 yields the protein MVRHFGHSHSMQKSKSFHFRRMFDIPKSHIHGLFDRDSDEDDENNKIYSRSYESRNTVEVKPIGRVLNNDQATSSGVQIPKIPPRPPTEADMIKDRFGKLLLGEDMSGAGNGVSSALALSNAITNLAASVFGEISKLKPMSPDKKARWRKEIEWLLSVTDHIVEFAPSQQLAKNGTTMEIMTTRQRADLVVNIPALRKLDAMLIDTLDNFRDHNEFWYVDKSDEKGDDKTSNQRKNDKWWLPTVKVPPTGLSDLALKWIQCQKDSVNQVLKAAMAINAQVLAEMAIPDNYMESLPKNGRESLGESAYKIITEDFFDPGQFLQTMDMSTEHKVLDLKNRIEASIVIWKRKMNNKDSSKWSSAVSMGKRELFEERAETVLLLIKQNYPGLPQSQLDICKIQYNKDVGHAILESYSRVIESLAHTVMSRIEDVLYADSLTRNPSLAVSNNRRFSPVSLSASGERSPNPEEEEAGTSQHSDGTPTASMTLSDFMGWSASKEGSDHAKTTGDLDESLATTPKRAYYVDKLESLTSMKSPIGRD from the exons ATGGTTCGCCATTTCGGTCATTCACACAGCATGCAGAAGTCAAAATCTTTTCATTTCAGGAGGATGTTTGATATCCCAAAGAGCCATATTCATGGCTTATTCGATAGGGATAGCGACGAAGATGATGAAAACAATAAGATTTACTCGAGAAGCTACGAGTCAAGAAATACAGTCGAAGTTAAGCCAATTGGACGTGTCCTCAATAATGATCAAGCAACAAGTTCAGGTGTTCAAATACCAAAGATTCCTCCCAGGCCCCCAACTG AAGCTGACATGATCAAGGATAGGTTTGGTAAGTTACTTTTAGGAGAAGACATGTCAGGTGCAGGAAATGGTGTTTCTTCAGCATTGGCTTTGTCAAATGCCATAACAAATCTAGCTG CATCTGTTTTCGGAGAAATATCGAAGCTGAAGCCAATGTCTCCAGATAAGAAGGCCAGGTGGCGAAAAGAAATTGAGTGGCTTCTATCGGTGACTGATCACATTGTTGAATTCGCTCCATCACAGCAGTTAGCTAAAAATGGAACAACCATGGAG ATCATGACAACACGACAAAGAGCAGATTTGGTCGTGAACATCCCTGCCTTGCGCAAACTTGATGCAATGCTCATT GATACCTTGGATAACTTTAGAGATCACAATGAATTCTGGTATGTTGATAAAAGCGACGAGAAGGGCGACGATAAAACCAGCAATCAAAGGAAGAATGACAAGTGGTGGCTGCCAACAGTTAAGGTTCCACCAACAGGTTTGTCAGATCTAGCTTTGAAATGGATACAGTGTCAAAAGGACTCCGTTAACCAGGTTCTCAAGGCAGCCATGGCAATAAACGCGCAAGTGCTAGCAGAGATGGCAATCCCTGATAACTATATGGAATCTCTCCCTAAG AATGGTAGAGAAAGCCTTGGCGAATCAGCATACAAGATCATTACTGAGGATTTCTTTGATCCTGGTCAATTCCTCCAAACAATGGACATGTCAACAGAACATAAGGTGCTTGACCTGAAGAATAGGATTGAAGCTTCTATAGTGATATGGAAAAGGAAGATGAACAACAAGGATAGTAGCAAGTGGAGTTCAGCAGTGAGCATGGGGAAAAGGGAACTCTTTGAGGAGAGAGCGGAGACGGTATTGCTGCTAATCAAGCAGAACTACCCAGGACTTCCACAATCTCAACTTGATATTTGCAAAATCCAATATAACAAG GATGTGGGACACGCCATTCTAGAAAGCTACTCAAGAGTAATAGAAAGCCTAGCTCACACAGTTATGTCAAGGATTGAGGATGTCTTATATGCTGATTCATTGACACGTAATCCATCATTGGCAGTGAGTAACAACAGGAGGTTCTCGCCTGTTTCTTTGTCTGCAAGTGGGGAGAGATCCCCGAATccagaggaagaagaggcaggaACCTCACAACATTCTGACGGGACACCAACGGCATCAATGACTCTCTCAGACTTCATGGGTTGGAGTGCATCCAAGGAAGGGAGTGATCATGCAAAGACTACAGGAGACTTAGATGAAAGCTTAGCAACAACACCAAAGAGAGCATACTATGTGGATAAGCTTGAAAGCTTGACTTCGATGAAAAGTCCTATAGGCCGAGATTGA
- the LOC130979260 gene encoding probable protein ABIL5 isoform X1: MRSHSENRLVDKELVHTSTDISNKSMELSFKSFSLEKQDEAEAEAEEGMGFYKSLQELRELRSQLHHAADFCETTFLKGTSKKDVVENTKEYICRAVVTVVDHLGNVSANLDALISQTNAFSDAELRIQCLKQRLLSCEQYADKLALTKMQWRENLPRFHSRYLSTPITLERSSSEKSRRPESEVSSKLEDKHVLETHEDLPLFMYTQKPLSSKNMKSTTTTVSDHKNLAIAAVVPVRDGLSVLTKVSNLTFHFQGTPKIGRHRRSLHGSDILWLLRRTKRTL, translated from the exons ATGAG GTCTCATTCAGAAAACAGACTTGTAGATAAGGAACTTGTTCACACTTCAACTGATATCAGTAACAAGAGCATGGAGCTGAGTTTCAAGTCCTTTTCTCTTGAGAAACAAGATGAGGCTGAGGCTGAGGCAGAAGAAGGCATGGGATTTTACAAGTCTCTTCAG gAGTTAAGAGAACTAAGGTCTCAGCTTCACCATGCTGCAGATTTCTGTGAAACAACATTCTTGAAAGGCACATCAAAGAAAGA TGTTGTGGAGAACACAAAAGAATACATATGCAGGGCAGTGGTCACTGTAGTTGATCATCTTGGAAATGTTTCTGCCAATCTTGATGCCCTTATATCTCAAACAAATGCATTTTCTGATGCTGAGTTAAGAATCCAATGCCTCAAACAG AGACTTCTCTCATGTGAACAATATGCTGATAAGCTTGCCCTCACCAAGATGCAATGGAGGGAGAACTTGCCAAGATTCCATTCAAGATATTTATCGACAC CAATCACTCTTGAGAGATCAAGCAGTGAAAAATCAAG AAGACCTGAAAGTGAAGTTTCTTCAAAACTGGAAGATAAACATGTACTGGAGACACATGAAGATTTACCTCTTTTTATGTACACTCAGAAACCACTTTCATCAAAGAATATGAAGTCAACCACTACTACAGTTAGTGACCATAAAAATTTGGCCATAG CTGCAGTAGTACCTGTTCGCGATGGTTTATCAGTATTAACCAAAGTTTCAAATCTCACATTTCATTTCCAA GGTACCCCGAAGATTGGACGTCATAGAAGATCGTTGCATGGCAGTGACATCTTATGGCTTCTACGGCGTACTAAACGAACCCTTTGA